In the genome of bacterium, one region contains:
- a CDS encoding PD-(D/E)XK nuclease family protein, with product MAVLDRELRRLLAALGPGRDLAPAGKSRLSDRGKRHLADLSRLHETMGRVLPDGLATIQRLLAADGADVLRIVKGYRKPGFPTLSPWQEALLGKLDAHAAGAGDPELEEILACNLIPGPAGKAKSALRHLQENLFQSGPSKVALDDSVTCLGVRDLLEGAEIAAGMIQRVLDDDSRLRASDIGLLLPGDGSCEDAVREVFSKAGLPVSGLEGAPRLRNLGGEAVFLFLATRRRPAPAMALAALYSSPLMPWDAATGNRLAMRIMKGKYRPEAPAEMSVEGRRMMDLLREAHEAPRSLAEALKTFGSLLVGSVPMVRHAEAARAALESLGEAIRRIKGKDVPWEELTSLVPQAPVPSGAGPELTREGVALFLEGEEPWRAVRILFVLGFSGGRFPAGPDRSPVFDPPDTGALKSDHGFALETPEEGMARRRDLFLRQLGAVGDRVVFLAPLRDTMGEDLAPSGTITFMSRLFKGIQAPEDLLSILERESHRSMVKGLSVASPADPVVSRVLDLCDPDLKSDLLLDGSGKPRPLHASGFDTLMVSPLAWFLQREDIVPLRWAPEELDPKTKGTLAHEVFENLFRAGTPLPTAEKIKSAAGKLLNDAILRLAPFLTGTEWYVERRNLLNDVETAALRWRELLFRCGANILGVETSLTGEFDGVPIRGRTDLLLSLPSGSIFVVDYKKSTSRSRRKCMEEGYDLQASLYRRMLRSGKVADGGVEALSRALKEGGEIGVLYYMMDDQRALTDTSGWIPRSVSGVQELGSEISRNGEILVRERILALRSGIIPLNREDDAETFEKIGVKTYALEDSPLVMRFAHPAPAEADVE from the coding sequence GTGGCGGTTCTGGACCGGGAGCTACGGCGGCTCCTTGCCGCCCTGGGACCGGGGCGGGATCTTGCGCCGGCCGGGAAATCCCGGCTGTCCGACCGCGGGAAGCGGCACCTGGCGGATCTGTCACGCCTCCATGAAACGATGGGCCGGGTTCTTCCCGATGGCCTCGCGACAATACAGCGTCTGCTCGCGGCGGACGGGGCCGACGTCCTTCGGATCGTCAAGGGTTATCGGAAACCCGGCTTTCCAACGCTCTCTCCCTGGCAGGAAGCGCTTCTCGGCAAGCTCGACGCCCATGCCGCGGGGGCGGGCGATCCGGAGCTTGAAGAGATCCTCGCCTGCAACCTGATCCCTGGCCCCGCGGGGAAGGCGAAATCTGCCCTCAGGCACCTGCAGGAAAACCTGTTTCAGTCCGGTCCTTCCAAAGTCGCACTGGACGATTCCGTCACCTGCCTCGGTGTCAGGGATCTCCTCGAAGGGGCGGAGATCGCCGCGGGGATGATCCAAAGGGTGCTGGACGACGACTCCCGGCTCAGAGCATCGGATATCGGCTTGCTTCTTCCGGGTGACGGGTCTTGTGAGGATGCGGTGCGGGAAGTCTTTTCGAAGGCGGGGCTGCCGGTCTCCGGCCTGGAGGGGGCCCCCCGGCTGCGGAATCTGGGCGGCGAAGCAGTGTTCCTCTTCCTTGCCACCCGGCGACGGCCTGCCCCGGCGATGGCGCTGGCCGCCCTCTACTCCTCACCGCTGATGCCTTGGGACGCTGCGACCGGGAACCGGCTCGCGATGCGGATCATGAAAGGAAAATACCGTCCGGAAGCGCCGGCCGAGATGTCCGTCGAAGGGCGGCGGATGATGGACCTCCTGCGGGAAGCGCATGAGGCGCCAAGGTCCCTGGCGGAAGCGCTGAAGACCTTCGGGTCCCTCCTGGTCGGATCCGTTCCGATGGTTCGGCATGCCGAGGCGGCACGCGCCGCCCTGGAATCCCTCGGGGAGGCGATCCGGCGGATCAAGGGGAAAGATGTCCCCTGGGAGGAGCTCACCTCCCTCGTTCCGCAGGCCCCGGTCCCTTCCGGCGCAGGCCCTGAGCTGACCCGGGAAGGTGTGGCGCTCTTCCTGGAGGGCGAGGAACCCTGGCGGGCGGTACGGATCCTCTTCGTCCTCGGCTTTTCGGGGGGGCGGTTTCCTGCGGGACCGGATCGTTCCCCGGTCTTCGATCCACCGGACACGGGTGCCCTGAAATCGGATCACGGGTTTGCTCTTGAGACGCCGGAGGAGGGGATGGCGCGGCGGCGGGATCTCTTCCTCCGTCAGTTGGGCGCGGTTGGCGATCGCGTGGTCTTCCTTGCACCGTTGCGGGACACGATGGGGGAGGACCTCGCTCCATCGGGGACCATTACCTTCATGTCCCGCCTCTTCAAGGGAATCCAGGCACCCGAAGATCTCCTGTCGATCCTGGAGCGGGAGTCGCACCGGTCGATGGTCAAGGGGCTGTCGGTTGCTTCCCCGGCGGATCCTGTTGTCTCCAGGGTTCTTGACCTTTGCGATCCGGATCTGAAAAGCGATCTGCTGCTCGACGGGAGCGGGAAGCCCAGGCCGCTCCATGCTTCCGGCTTCGATACCTTGATGGTCTCCCCCCTTGCCTGGTTCCTCCAGCGGGAAGACATCGTCCCCCTGCGTTGGGCGCCGGAGGAGCTGGACCCGAAGACGAAGGGGACGCTCGCCCACGAGGTGTTCGAGAACCTGTTCCGCGCCGGTACTCCTCTTCCGACCGCGGAGAAGATCAAGTCCGCGGCCGGGAAACTCCTCAACGACGCAATTCTGCGTCTCGCACCGTTTCTGACGGGAACGGAGTGGTACGTGGAGCGCCGGAACCTGCTGAACGACGTGGAAACGGCGGCGCTCCGCTGGAGAGAACTCCTGTTCCGCTGCGGTGCGAACATTCTCGGCGTAGAAACCAGCCTGACCGGAGAGTTCGATGGCGTGCCGATCCGCGGGCGGACGGACCTCCTTTTGTCCCTCCCCTCGGGGAGCATCTTCGTGGTCGACTACAAGAAGTCGACGAGCCGGAGCCGCCGGAAGTGCATGGAGGAAGGATACGACCTCCAGGCCTCCCTCTATCGGCGGATGCTCCGCTCCGGCAAGGTGGCCGATGGAGGTGTGGAGGCGTTATCCCGGGCGCTCAAGGAAGGCGGGGAGATCGGAGTCCTCTACTACATGATGGACGACCAGCGGGCGCTGACCGACACGTCGGGCTGGATCCCGCGCAGCGTCTCCGGGGTGCAGGAGCTGGGGAGCGAGATCTCGCGTAACGGCGAGATCCTCGTGCGCGAGCGGATCCTGGCGCTGCGGTCGGGCATTATTCCCCTCAACCGTGAGGATGATGCCGAAACCTTCGAGAAGATCGGGGTGAAGACGTACGCGCTGGAAGACAGCCCGCTGGTGATGCGGTTCGCCCATCCCGCGCCGGCCGAAGCGGACGTGGAATGA